In a single window of the Rhineura floridana isolate rRhiFlo1 chromosome 3, rRhiFlo1.hap2, whole genome shotgun sequence genome:
- the LOC133382170 gene encoding solute carrier family 23 member 2-like, giving the protein MGIGKNTTSKSVETGSPTEGKYEDESKHSAFFSLPVVMNGGATSSGDQDTEDTELMAIYTTENGIAEKSSLAETLDSSGSSDAQRTDMIYTIEDVPPWYLCIFLGLQHYLTCFSGTIAVPFLLADAMCVGFDQWATSQLIGTIFFCVGITTLLQTTFGCRLPLFQASAFAFLAPARAILSLDKWKCNNTAITVTNGTTELLHTEHIWYPRIREIQGVIIMSSLIEVVIGFLGLPGALLSYIGPLTITPTVALIGLSGFQAAGERAGKHWGIAMLTIFLVLLFSQYARNVKFPLPIYKSKKGWTAYRLQLFKMFPIILAILVSWLLCFIFTVTDVFPPDNTKYGFYARTDARQGVLLVAPWFKVPYPFQWGLPTISAAGVIGMLSAVVASIIESIGDYYACARLSCAPPPPIHAINRGIFIEGLSCVLDGVFGTGNGSTSSSPNIGVLGITKVGSRRVIQYGAAFMLLLGMVGKFSALFASLPDPVLGALFCTLFGMITAVGLSNLQFIDLNSSRNLFVLGFSIFFGLVLPSYLRQNPLVTGIASIDQVLNVLLTTAMFVGGCVAFVLDNTIPGSPEERGIRQWKRGVGKGSRSMDGMETYDLPFGMEVVKKYKCFSFLPISPTFMGYTWKGFRKNSSSRSSEEASEAAV; this is encoded by the coding sequence ATGGGAATTGGCAAGAACACCACTTCTAAGTCAGTAGAAACTGGAAGTCCAACAGAAGGCAAATATGAGGATGAATCCAAGCATTCTGCTTTCTTCTCACTACCAGTTGTGATGAATGGCGGAGCAACATCAAGTGGTGATCAAGATACGGAAGACACAGAACTTATGGCAATCTATACTACAGAAAATGGAATTGCAGAAAAGAGTTCTCTGGCGGAGACACTAGATAGCAGTGGAAGTTCAGACGCACAGAGAACAGATATGATATACACAATTGAGGATGTTCCTCCCTGGTACCTCTGCATATTCTTGGGATTACAGCACTACCTGACCTGTTTCAGTGGCACTATAGCAGTGCCCTTCTTGCTAGCAGATGCCATGTGTGTTGGATTTGACCAGTGGGCTACTAGCCAGCTGATTGGGACCATATTCTTCTGTGTTGGAATCACAACTTTGTTACAAACAACTTTTGGGTGCAGGTTACCTTTGTTCCAAGCCAGTGCTTTTGCATTCTTGGCTCCTGCCAGAGCTATTCTCTCTTTGGACAAATGGAAATGCAATAACACCGCAATAACGGTTACAAATGGAACAACAGAGCTGCTGCATACAGAACATATCTGGTACCCCAGGATACGAGAGATCCAAGGTGTTATTATTATGTCATCTTTAATAGAAGTGGTGATTGGGTTCCTGGGCCTGCCAGGAGCACTCCTGAGTTACATCGGACCTCTGACTATTACACCAACGGTAGCTCTCATTGGCCTTTCTGGTTTCCAGGCTGCTGGTGAAAGAGCAGGCAAACACTGGGGCATAGCGATGTTGACTATTTTCCTAGTGCTATTGTTTTCTCAGTATGCCCGAAATGTCAAATTCCCATTACCAATCTACAAATCTAAGAAAGGATGGACTGCATACCGGTTacaactttttaagatgtttcctaTAATTCTGGCCATTCTGGTATCCTGGTTGCTGTGCTTCATCTTTACTGTGACTGACGTGTTTCCACCTGATAACACCAAGTATGGATTCTATGCACGCACTGATGCTAGGCAAGGAGTGCTTTTGGTAGCGCCATGGTTCAAGGTTCCATATCCATTTCAATGGGGATTACCTACCATTTCAGCTGCAGGCGTGATTGGAATGCTCAGTGCAGTGGTTGCTAGCATCATTGAATCAATTGGTGATTATTATGCCTGTGCGAGATTGTCTTGTGCTCCTCCACCACCAATCCATGCAATAAATAGAGGCATTTTCATAGAAGGCCTTTCCTGTGTATTGGATGGAGTGTTTGGCACTGGGAATGGATCTACTTCGTCTAGCCCTAACATTGGGGTCCTGGGGATTACGAAGGTTGGGAGTCGACGAGTTATTCAGTATGGGGCAGCCTTCATGTTGCTGCTTGGAATGGTTGGCAAGTTCAGTGCGCTGTTTGCATCCCTCCCTGATCCAGTGCTCGGAGCTCTCTTCTGTACCCTCTTCGGGATGATTACTGCAGTCGGACTTTCTAATCTGCAGTTCATAGATCTGAATTCTTCCCGGAACCTTTTTGTGCTTGGATTTTCTATCTTCTTTGGACTGGTCCTTCCGAGTTATCTCAGACAAAACCCGCTTGTCACAGGAATAGCCAGCATTGATCAAGTACTGAACGTTCTTCTCACTACAGCCATGTTTGTGGGAGGTTGTGTCGCATTTGTTTTAGATAACACCATTCCAGGGAGCCCTGAGGAAAGAGGAATCCGGCAATGGAAGAGAGGAGTGGGTAAAGGCAGCAGATCCATGGATGGCATGGAAACCTACGATTTGCCTTTTGGCATGGAAGTTGTGAAGAAGTACAAGTGCTTCAGTTTCTTACCCATCAGTCCTACCTTCATGGGCTACACGTGGAAAGGCTTCAGGAAAAACAGCAGCTCCAGGAGTTCAGAGGAAGCCTCTGAGGCAGCTGTATAG